The Panthera uncia isolate 11264 chromosome C2, Puncia_PCG_1.0, whole genome shotgun sequence genome contains a region encoding:
- the TBL1XR1 gene encoding F-box-like/WD repeat-containing protein TBL1XR1 isoform X2 — protein MPDVVQTRQQAYRDKLAQQQAAATAAATAATNQQGSAKNGENTANGEENGAHTIANNHTDMMEVDGDVEIPPNKAVVLRGHESEVFICAWNPVSDLLASGSGDSTARIWNLSENSTSGSTQLVLRHCIREGGQDVPSNKDVTSLDWNNNKLGLPILKCGVKKNKDWPSSSQTEVQLAALQFVLQQNLCKTGGGPLCIIFLTWKSEGTLLATGSYDGFARIWTKDGNLASTLGQHKGPIFALKWNKKGNFILSAGVDKTTIIWDAHTGEAKQQFPFHSAPALDVDWQSNNTFASCSTDMCIHVCKLGQDRPIKTFQGHTNEVNAIKWDPTGNLLASCSDDMTLKIWSMKQDNCVHDLQAHNKEIYTIKWSPTGPGTNNPNANLMLASASFDSTVRLWDVDRGICIHTLTKHQEPVYSVAFSPDGRYLASGSFDKCVHIWNTQTGALVHSYRGTGGIFEVCWNAAGDKVGASASDGSVCVLDLRK, from the exons ATGCCTGATGTAGTACAAACAAGACAACAAGCTTACAGAGATAAGCTTGCACAGCAACAAGCGGCAGCCACCGCAGCTGCCACAGCTGCCACAAACCAACAGGGATCTGCAAAAAATGGCGAAAACACAGCGAATGGGGAGGAGAATGGAGCACACACTATAGCaa ATAATCATACTGATATGATGGAAGTGGATGGGGATGTTGAAATCCCCCCTAATAAAGCAGTTGTGTTACGGGGCCATGAATCTGAAGTTTTCATCTGTGCCTGGAACCCTGTTAGTGATCTCTTGGCATCAGG GTCTGGAGACTCAACAGCAAGAATATGGAATCTTAGTGAAAATAGCACTAGTGGCTCCACGCAGTTAGTACTTAGACATTGTATACGAGAAGGGGGGCAAGATGTCCCAAGCAACAAGGATGTGACATCCCTAGATTGGAAT AACAACAAACTAGGACTCCCCATTCTGAAGTgtggtgttaaaaaaaacaaagactggcCCTCCAGCAGTCAGACCGAGGTTCAGCTTGCAGCTCTTCAGTTTGTCTTGCAGCAGAACCTTTGTAAAACTGGTGGTGGCCCGCTCTGCATCATCTTCCTCACGTGGAAG AGTGAAGGTACACTTCTAGCAACTGGTTCATACGATGGATTTGCCAGAATATGGACTAAAGATG gtaACCTTGCTAGCACCTTGGGGCAGCATAAAGGCCCTATATTTGCATTGAAGtggaataagaaaggaaatttcaTCCTAAGTGCTGGAGTAGACAAG ACTACAATTATTTGGGATGCACATACTGGTGAGGCCAAGCAGcagtttccttttcattcag caCCAGCACTGGATGTTGATTGGCAGAGCAACAACACCTTTGCTTCTTGTAGTACAGATATGTGCATTCATGTCTGTAAATTAGGACAAGACAGACCTATTAAAACATTCCAGGGACACACG aATGAAGTAAATGCTATCAAATGGGACCCAACTGGCAATCTTCTGGCCTCCTGTTCTGATGACATGACTTTGAAG aTATGGAGTATGAAACAAGACAATTGTGTCCATGATTTGCAAGCacataataaagaaatttataCTATCAAATGGAGTCCAACAGGGCCAGGGACAAATAATCCAAATGCCAACCTTATGTTAGCAAG TGCATCCTTCGATTCTACTGTTAGATTATGGGACGTAGACCGAGGAATTTGCATCCATACATTGACAAAACACCAAGAGCCTGTGTACAGTGTGGCTTTCAGTCCTGATGGCAGGTACCTGGCAAGCGGTTCTTTTGATAAATGTGTGCACATCTGGAACACACAG acaGGTGCTCTAGTTCACAGCTATAGGGGAACAGGTGGAATTTTTGAAGTTTGCTGGAATGCAGCAGGAGACAAAGTTGGAGCCAGTGCATCAGATGGTTCA gTTTGTGTATTAGACCTTCGGAAATAG